In Streptomyces chartreusis, the following proteins share a genomic window:
- a CDS encoding ATP-binding protein: MKIAFVGKGGSGKTTLSSLFIRHLAAAGAPVVAVDADINQHLGAALGLDEAQAAAVPAMGERLPLIKDHLRGTNPRIASARTMIKTTPPGEGSRLLRVSEPNPVYDACARPVELAGGAVRLMVTGPFTESDLGVACYHSKTGAVELFLNHLVDGPGEYVVVDMTAGSDSFASGMFTRFDITFLVAEPTRKGVSVYRQYREYARDFGVVLKVVGNKVQGQDDLDFLRAEVGDDLLVTVGHSDWVRSMEKGRPPRFDLLEDENHLSLRRLRTAVDATYELRDWERYTRQMVQFHLKNARSWGNERTGVDLAAQIDPGFVLGESLCAPREANTPLTPTA; encoded by the coding sequence ATGAAAATTGCTTTCGTCGGGAAGGGCGGCAGCGGCAAGACGACCCTGTCCTCTCTGTTCATCCGCCACCTCGCGGCCGCGGGCGCACCCGTCGTGGCCGTCGACGCCGACATCAACCAGCACCTGGGGGCCGCGCTCGGCCTGGACGAGGCGCAGGCAGCCGCGGTGCCTGCGATGGGCGAGCGGCTGCCGCTGATCAAGGACCATCTGCGCGGCACGAACCCGCGGATCGCCTCCGCCCGGACGATGATCAAGACGACACCGCCCGGCGAGGGTTCCCGGCTGCTGCGGGTGAGCGAGCCGAACCCGGTCTACGACGCCTGCGCCCGGCCGGTGGAACTCGCCGGCGGCGCCGTCCGTTTGATGGTCACCGGCCCCTTCACCGAGTCCGACCTCGGAGTCGCCTGCTACCACTCCAAGACAGGAGCGGTGGAGCTGTTCCTGAACCACTTGGTGGACGGCCCCGGTGAATACGTCGTGGTCGACATGACGGCCGGCTCGGACTCCTTCGCCTCCGGCATGTTCACCCGCTTCGACATCACGTTCCTCGTCGCCGAGCCGACCCGGAAGGGGGTCTCCGTCTATCGCCAGTACCGGGAGTACGCCCGCGACTTCGGAGTCGTCCTGAAGGTCGTCGGCAACAAGGTGCAGGGTCAGGACGACCTCGACTTCCTCCGCGCCGAGGTCGGGGACGACCTGCTGGTGACCGTCGGGCACTCGGACTGGGTGCGCTCCATGGAGAAGGGCCGTCCGCCCCGGTTCGACCTCCTGGAGGACGAGAACCACCTCTCCCTGCGCCGGCTGCGCACGGCCGTGGACGCGACGTACGAGCTGCGGGACTGGGAGCGCTACACCCGCCAGATGGTGCAGTTCCACCTGAAGAACGCCCGGTCGTGGGGGAACGAGCGCACCGGGGTCGACCTGGCTGCGCAGATCGACCCCGGGTTCGTGCTCGGGGAGAGTCTGTGCGCCCCGCGCGAGGCCAACACCCCGCTGACGCCTACTGCTTGA
- a CDS encoding polysaccharide deacetylase family protein, whose amino-acid sequence MAATRRFAAPRKTAATHRIAAGTAAAAVCAASLAGCASRDTSGQSAPGPQKAKPAAPVPPRSAIRLIGDGSTAYTGAQPHLPRPERLKPGQKPPQFVVFSWDGAGEDGQRLFSHFRKVARANNATMTYFLSGVYMLPDHKRDLYRPPQHSPGRSDIGFNDAEGISDTVKQLRLAWLEGNEIGTHFNGHFCGSGGGVGEWSVEEWKDEITQAKRFVKSWKTNTGMSKASPLPFDYDKELIGARTPCLEGRKNFVTAAREMGFRYDSSGVNNQLWPVKREGLWDLSMQLVPFPGHSYEQLTMDYNFMVNQSGTKSQGDPDKHEFWGDQMRDGLLMGFRRAYEGNRAPLIIGNHFESWNGGTYMRAVEEVVEAVCNKPDVRCVSFRQLADWLDAQDPAVLRKLRTLEVGEAPKQGWASFLSGHPAPAPKGVPGAPPLKQ is encoded by the coding sequence ATGGCCGCCACTCGCAGGTTCGCCGCCCCCCGAAAAACCGCCGCGACACACCGAATTGCCGCGGGCACCGCTGCCGCCGCGGTCTGCGCCGCATCACTCGCCGGATGCGCGAGCCGTGACACGAGCGGGCAGTCGGCGCCCGGGCCGCAGAAGGCGAAGCCCGCGGCGCCCGTGCCGCCCCGCAGTGCGATCCGTCTGATCGGTGACGGGTCCACCGCGTACACCGGCGCACAGCCGCATCTGCCCCGGCCCGAACGGCTCAAGCCCGGTCAGAAACCCCCGCAGTTCGTGGTGTTCTCCTGGGACGGCGCCGGCGAGGACGGGCAGAGGCTGTTCTCCCACTTCCGCAAGGTGGCCAGGGCGAACAACGCGACCATGACCTACTTCCTCAGCGGCGTGTACATGCTGCCGGACCACAAGCGCGACCTGTACCGGCCCCCGCAGCACTCCCCGGGCCGCTCCGACATCGGCTTCAACGACGCGGAGGGAATCAGCGACACCGTGAAGCAGCTGCGCCTCGCGTGGCTGGAGGGCAACGAGATCGGCACCCACTTCAACGGCCACTTCTGCGGCAGCGGCGGCGGTGTGGGCGAGTGGTCGGTGGAGGAGTGGAAGGACGAGATCACTCAGGCGAAACGTTTCGTCAAGTCCTGGAAGACCAACACCGGCATGAGCAAGGCGTCCCCCCTCCCCTTCGACTACGACAAGGAGCTCATCGGCGCCCGCACACCCTGCCTGGAGGGCCGCAAGAACTTCGTCACCGCGGCCCGCGAGATGGGCTTCCGCTACGACTCCAGCGGCGTCAACAACCAGCTCTGGCCCGTGAAGAGGGAGGGCCTGTGGGATCTGTCGATGCAGCTCGTGCCCTTCCCCGGGCACTCCTACGAGCAGCTCACCATGGACTACAACTTCATGGTCAACCAGTCGGGCACCAAGAGCCAGGGTGACCCCGACAAGCACGAGTTCTGGGGTGACCAGATGCGGGACGGCCTGCTCATGGGCTTCCGCCGCGCCTACGAGGGCAACCGCGCGCCCCTGATCATCGGCAACCACTTCGAGTCCTGGAACGGCGGCACCTACATGCGCGCCGTCGAAGAGGTCGTCGAAGCCGTCTGCAACAAGCCCGACGTGCGCTGCGTGTCCTTCCGGCAGCTCGCCGACTGGCTCGACGCACAGGACCCGGCGGTCCTGCGGAAGCTGCGCACCCTGGAGGTCGGCGAAGCCCCGAAGCAGGGCTGGGCGTCCTTCCTGTCCGGACACCCCGCGCCCGCCCCGAAGGGGGTCCCCGGGGCTCCGCCGCTCAAGCAGTAG